The DNA region CGCGGCCAGTTTTCTGGACCGCAAGCTGGGTGGCGGTCAGGCGCTTTGGCAGCCTTGATATCGGTCATCTGATAGCAGGAGTGAACGAAACATGAATGGGCATCAGGCGCTCATTCATGTTCCGTTTGCTTGATTCATATATCGCCCGACGGCGTTCATTGGTCGCTGATATTGAAAAAAGACTGAATTTTTGTGCGGTCTAAAAGGTCACCTATAGTTCAAGCCACTGCTGAAAAAGGATCAGGCTTTCAATGGCACTTCCAAAGCACTACCGCATCGATTATCTATTAAACGGTTCGTTCAAGAGCTTTTATATACGCACCGAGAATATGGACAATACTGAAGCATGGCACTACGCAAGTGTCGATGCAGGGTTGGCGCGAATACCCAAGTACCGTCTGGAAAAGGTCCCGCGGGTCTCGAAGCCCTATGCTGAACACTTCGGTGTGACCAACGTGGAGTGGGCCCAGGCCTGACCCACTCTGATCGCTGATCGGAGTTCCGTGTCAGCGATGGGTTATCTGTTCCAGCGCCAGATTACGGGTGCGTGGCCCGAAGTGGCCGATGACGATAATCACGATCAGCATACTGCTGACGATGAATGCCAGCACCCCGGGTGTGCCGAAGTGTTCGAGAAACACCCCGATCAACAGGCTGCTGAACACCGTTGACAGCCGGCTGAACGAGTAACAGAAACCGACCGCACGCGCCCGTATGTTGGTCGGGAACAGCTCACCCTGATAAGAGTGATAACTGAAGCTCAGCCAGGCGTTGCAAAAGGTGATCATGATCCCGCAGAAGATCAGCCCGACGGCGCTGGTCTGGAACGCAAACAGGCTGCCAAAGATCATTGCGCCCAATGCCGAGCCGACAATCTGCCATTTGTTCTCAAAGCGATTGGCGAATTTCACGAACAGTAACGGGCCCAGCGGGTACGCCAGCGTAATCACGAACGCATACCCCAGGCTGTGAGTCACACTGACGCCTTGTCCGGAAAGCAGCGCGGGCAGCCAGTTGCCAAAGCCGAAAAAGCCAATCGCCTGAAAAATGTGAAAGACCACCAGCATCAGTGCGCGACGGCGGTAGGGCGGTTGCCACATGTCGGCAAAGCGTCCTTTACCCTCGACGGCGACTATTTCCGGCTCTGGTTCATCCAGCGGCTTGCCATGCTCCTTCGCGCAACGTGCCTCGATGGTGTCCATGATCCGTTCGGCTTCATCGAAACGCCCCTGTTGCGCCAGCCAGCGCGGCGACTCGGGGAGGGCGGCGCGCAGCCACCAGACGAACAGCGCGAACACAGCACTGCTGATAACCACCCAGCGCCAGCCGGAAAAGCCGAACGGGTCTTGCGGCACCAGCCACCATGACATCAGCGCAACGCAGGGAACCGACAGGAACTGAATGAAAAATGCGAACGCGAAGGCTGAACTGCGGATGCGTTTGGGCACCAGTTCCGAGAGGTAGGTGTCGATGGTTACCAGCTCCACACCCAGACCAATGCCGACCACGAAGCGCATGCCGATCACGCCCATTGCCGAGGTTTGCAGGCCCATGATCACGGTGGCGACCGTGTACCAGATCAGGGCAAAGGTAAAAATTGCGCGACGCCCGAAACGATCGGCAATCGGACTGAGCAGGCTGGCGCCGAAGAACAGGCCGAGAAAAGTTGCCGAGGCAAAGGCCGCCTGATCAGAAAAGCCGAACAAGCCCTGGCTGCCGGTGGCGAAGATACCTTCGCGGATCAGGCCGGGGCTGATATAGGCGGTCTGGAACAGGTCATAAAGCTCGAAGAATCCGGCGATAGACAACAGCGCGACCAGTCGCCAGATGCTGGCGACCGCAGGCAGCCGGTCGATACGTGCCGAGATATAAGCTGCACGCAACGGTTCTTCCGCCGCAGTGCCCATCGTGTGGGGAGGGTTCATCAGTGGCCATCCTGAATTCTTGTTGGAGACCGGATGGTACGCTTTACAATTGGTAATGATTAGCGCCGAGTGCGTTTATTGGCCATTTAGGGATGAATAATTGTTTAACCGACATCTTTGTTGAGCATTTATTTCACTTCATAGCGATCGCTGGCTGATCAGATGAATGTCATATAAAGCGTTCGACAGGCTAAGAATGTGGCAAGTCCACTGCAAAAAAGCGTGTCTTGGGTCGGTTCGGATGTATCAACATGTGTCGTAAAACCTTAGGATTAGGTTCTTCATTCTTCTCCCTCGACGGGTTCCCGTGACGTACAAACTGCCCACCACTGCGACTGCTCCCTTTTGCCCGTCTGCGACCAGCGACAGCGTGGTCATTCCTGCCAATGCCTCATTGCTGCGCAAGATGATGCTGTTCGTAGGCCCCGGCTTGCTGATCTCCATCGGCTACATGGACCCCGGTAATTGGGCGACCGCCATCGAGGCGGGCTCGCGTTTTGGCTATTCATTGCTGTTTGTCGTCGTCCTGGCCAGCTTGTCGGGCATGGTGCTGCAAAACCTCTGTTCGCGGCTGGGCATCGCCACCGGGCGCGATCTGGCGCAGTTGTCCGCAGCTCATTACAGCCGCAAGGTCGCCAAGGGGCAGTGGTTGCTGGCGGAACTGTCGATCGTCGCCACCGATCTGGCTGAAGTGCTGGGTGCGGCATTGGCGTTTCATCTGCTGCTGGGGGTGTCTATCACCACAGGTGTGGCGCTGACCGCCTTCGATACGCTGATCGTGCTGGCGTTGCAGGGCGCCAACTTCCGGCGTCTGGAAGCGATTGTGCTGGGACTGATCGCGACCATAGCGGCGTGCTTCGCTGTCGAACTGATCCTGATCAAGCCATTCTGGCCGGACGTCTTTGCCGGGCTGAAACCGAGTTGGGATGTGCTGAGCAGTCAGGAACCGCTGTACATCGCCATCGGCATTCTGGGCGCCACGGTCATGCCGCATAACCTGTACCTGCATTCCTCGGTGGTGCAGACGCGGGTCAACGGTTCTGACCTGGCGAGCAAAGCCAGTGCCATTCGCTTTGCGCGTTTCGACACCATCGGCTCGCTGAGCCTGGCGCTGTTGATCAACGCCGCGATTCTGATTCTCGCTGCGGCGGCATTCCACAAAACCGGCCATACCGAGGTGGTCGAGATTCAGGACGCCTATCACCTGCTCGACCCGTTAGTCGGTGGCGCCATTGCCAGCGTACTGTTCGGGATCGCCTTGCTGGCGGCCGGGCAGAGTTCGACCTTCACTGGCACGATTGCCGGGCAGGTGGTGCTCGAAGGCTTTTTGCAGGCGAAAATTCCTTGCTGGCAGCGACGTTTCATCACCCGCGCACTGGCCTTGATTCCGGCGCTGATCGGCGTGATCTGGCTGGGCGACAGTTCGGTGGGCAAGATGTTGGTGCTCAGTCAGGTGGTGTTGAGCCTGCAATTGCCATTCGCACTGTGGCCACTGATCCGTTTCACCAGTGATCCGCACCTGATGGGGCCGTTCGTCAACAGCCGGTTGGTGAGAACAGTGGCGTGGGGGCTGTTCGGTCTGATCTCGGCAGCCAACCTGACGCTTTTGTGGTTCTGGGTCAGCTGAACTCGGCACACTTCAGCGACTCTCAACCCTGACACCTACGTCAGCCGTGGAGAGCCCGGAGATGAACACGACCCGTACCAGTGGAGCAGTGTTCGAAACTGATTTGCCTGCCCGACTGGATCGCCTGCCCTGGGGGCGCTTTCATACCTTGCTCGTCGTGGCGCTGGGTGTGACCTGGCTGCTCGACGGCCTGGAAGTCACCCTGGCCGGTTCGGTAGCGGGTGCACTCAAAGCCAGCCCGGCGCTGAACCTAAGCAACAGTGACATCGGCCTGGCGGGCGCCGCGTATATCGCCGGTGCCGTGCTGGGCGCACTGTTTTTCGGCTGGCTGGCGGATCGCCTCGGGCGGCGCAAGCTGTTCTTCATCACCTTGCT from Pseudomonas syringae includes:
- a CDS encoding MFS transporter; translation: MNPPHTMGTAAEEPLRAAYISARIDRLPAVASIWRLVALLSIAGFFELYDLFQTAYISPGLIREGIFATGSQGLFGFSDQAAFASATFLGLFFGASLLSPIADRFGRRAIFTFALIWYTVATVIMGLQTSAMGVIGMRFVVGIGLGVELVTIDTYLSELVPKRIRSSAFAFAFFIQFLSVPCVALMSWWLVPQDPFGFSGWRWVVISSAVFALFVWWLRAALPESPRWLAQQGRFDEAERIMDTIEARCAKEHGKPLDEPEPEIVAVEGKGRFADMWQPPYRRRALMLVVFHIFQAIGFFGFGNWLPALLSGQGVSVTHSLGYAFVITLAYPLGPLLFVKFANRFENKWQIVGSALGAMIFGSLFAFQTSAVGLIFCGIMITFCNAWLSFSYHSYQGELFPTNIRARAVGFCYSFSRLSTVFSSLLIGVFLEHFGTPGVLAFIVSSMLIVIIVIGHFGPRTRNLALEQITHR
- a CDS encoding DUF6555 family protein, producing the protein MALPKHYRIDYLLNGSFKSFYIRTENMDNTEAWHYASVDAGLARIPKYRLEKVPRVSKPYAEHFGVTNVEWAQA
- a CDS encoding Nramp family divalent metal transporter; this translates as MPTTATAPFCPSATSDSVVIPANASLLRKMMLFVGPGLLISIGYMDPGNWATAIEAGSRFGYSLLFVVVLASLSGMVLQNLCSRLGIATGRDLAQLSAAHYSRKVAKGQWLLAELSIVATDLAEVLGAALAFHLLLGVSITTGVALTAFDTLIVLALQGANFRRLEAIVLGLIATIAACFAVELILIKPFWPDVFAGLKPSWDVLSSQEPLYIAIGILGATVMPHNLYLHSSVVQTRVNGSDLASKASAIRFARFDTIGSLSLALLINAAILILAAAAFHKTGHTEVVEIQDAYHLLDPLVGGAIASVLFGIALLAAGQSSTFTGTIAGQVVLEGFLQAKIPCWQRRFITRALALIPALIGVIWLGDSSVGKMLVLSQVVLSLQLPFALWPLIRFTSDPHLMGPFVNSRLVRTVAWGLFGLISAANLTLLWFWVS